GGCCGCGTCGCGCAGGATTCCCTGGTAGTTGATCACGTGCGGGAATGCGGCTGCCAAAGACGCGGCTCCCAGCACGAGGAACACAGCCAACAAGACCCAACTGCTCTTACGCATGGTGTTTCTCCCTCTGCCCCCGATGGTTGAACTGCGGTAACTGCTGCTCGAAGTACTGCAACGCTTCCGAACGCCTACGGCCCGCACGGCTAGTCCCTTAGCAACGATTATTTGCCATTAACAACCGGCTGACGCATATTGCTCCGGGGGGAGGCAGTATGGCACGTCCGGTGGAGGTTCGATTGCGGGCGCTCCGGCCTTCGGAGCGGCAGTGGTTGAAGGCCAAGCTGCGGGACAAGAAGCTGTCGGTGCGGATTTACGGGCGGTATCGAGTCGTGGACGAAGCGGCGCGAGGGCGTCCGGCCGCCGAGATCGCCGACCGCGTGGGGATGCATCTAACGACCGTCTATGACTGGGTGCATCGGTTCAATCGAGAGGGTTTTGCCGGATTTGAAGACGTTCCTAACCCGGATGGGCGGCCGTCGTCTTTGTCCGGTCGGCAGGTGCGGCAATTGATCACGACGGCTCTGGCGCGCCCGACAG
The DNA window shown above is from Candidatus Zixiibacteriota bacterium and carries:
- a CDS encoding helix-turn-helix domain-containing protein, producing the protein MARPVEVRLRALRPSERQWLKAKLRDKKLSVRIYGRYRVVDEAARGRPAAEIADRVGMHLTTVYDWVHRFNREGFAGFEDVPNPDGRPSSLSGRQVRQLITTALARPTDLGLPFTHWSVAKLREYCQRKKLLPALSNEWVRRLLRREGISFQRTKTWKESPDPDFESKKTAS